Proteins encoded in a region of the Pseudomonas syringae KCTC 12500 genome:
- a CDS encoding YbdD/YjiX family protein, which yields MFNDLSRLGKYLGQAARLMVGMPDYDTYVEHMQNTHPDKPVMTYEQFFRERQEARYGGKAGPKCC from the coding sequence ATGTTCAATGACCTGAGTCGCCTCGGCAAATACCTCGGTCAGGCCGCGCGCCTGATGGTGGGCATGCCGGACTACGACACCTATGTCGAGCACATGCAGAACACTCATCCGGACAAGCCGGTGATGACCTACGAGCAGTTCTTTCGGGAGCGGCAAGAGGCCCGTTACGGCGGCAAGGCCGGTCCGAAGTGCTGTTGA